One window of Nocardia sp. NBC_00508 genomic DNA carries:
- a CDS encoding alpha/beta hydrolase — MVFIHGLWMHSSSWAPWVELFDGAGYQASAPGWPGDGETPEATRKDPAPLNNRGIAEVTDHYAEFISTLPMPPVVIGHSFGGLIAQKLLGTGFASACVAIAPAQFKGVLTLPPVQLRNVLPILGRPWLRAKTWSHTAESYHRAFANGVSRAESDQLFADYAIPAPGRPLFQAGLANVLPRSEVAVDTRSDRGPLLMIAGGLDRTVPEAAVRSAYRIQRRNPAVTELRVFADRAHSMPADHGWRALADTASEFLAEHLPPVRGAS; from the coding sequence GTGGTGTTCATTCATGGCCTGTGGATGCACAGCAGCAGCTGGGCGCCGTGGGTCGAACTGTTCGACGGCGCGGGGTACCAGGCCTCGGCGCCAGGGTGGCCCGGCGACGGCGAGACCCCTGAGGCCACCAGGAAGGATCCCGCACCGCTGAACAATCGCGGCATCGCCGAGGTCACCGACCACTATGCGGAGTTCATCTCCACGTTGCCGATGCCGCCGGTGGTCATCGGGCACTCCTTCGGCGGATTGATCGCCCAGAAACTGCTCGGGACCGGCTTCGCGAGCGCGTGTGTCGCCATCGCGCCCGCGCAGTTCAAAGGGGTGCTGACGCTGCCACCGGTGCAGCTGCGCAACGTGCTGCCGATCCTGGGCCGCCCCTGGCTGCGCGCCAAGACGTGGTCGCACACGGCCGAGAGCTACCACCGCGCCTTCGCCAACGGCGTGTCCCGCGCGGAGTCCGACCAGCTGTTCGCCGACTATGCCATCCCCGCGCCGGGACGCCCGCTGTTCCAGGCGGGACTGGCCAATGTCCTGCCGCGCAGCGAGGTGGCGGTCGACACCCGCAGCGACCGCGGGCCGCTGCTGATGATCGCCGGCGGCCTCGACCGCACCGTTCCGGAGGCCGCCGTGCGGTCGGCCTACCGGATCCAGCGCCGCAATCCGGCGGTGACCGAGCTCAGGGTCTTCGCCGATCGGGCACACTCCATGCCCGCCGATCACGGTTGGCGTGCGCTGGCGGATACCGCTTCGGAATTCCTCGCCGAGCACCTCCCGCCGGTGCGCGGCGCGTCGTAG
- a CDS encoding helix-turn-helix domain-containing protein gives MTVVFNSDTIAPHKRVDAVATAVQEASVPSHVVLDGPQERVHATFDVWQFGEASIFRARTSGIQLIRTPKQVRTSPAPVLAVAVQQVGDGRYEQGGVQRVVRPGELHVMDLNAPYDFSWHGDGASTCLHVPLDQLGLPAELISQAAARVQDSPHYRLVANHIVQLTTVADALSADPAAALSGCASIELIRGLLLSAGSDDGNAAVVPSDILLSRMRAYVRRNLADPDLGAEQVAKAHNMSVRQLYKICANAEYSLEQWIISQRLEQVRADLTKPDHRHRTISMIARRWGFRDPSHFARRFRAAYGLSPREWRRVALDADEP, from the coding sequence ATGACGGTCGTGTTCAATTCGGACACCATCGCGCCGCACAAGCGGGTGGACGCGGTGGCCACAGCTGTGCAGGAGGCGTCGGTACCGTCCCACGTCGTGCTGGACGGACCCCAGGAGCGTGTCCACGCCACGTTCGACGTGTGGCAGTTCGGCGAAGCGAGCATCTTTCGTGCCCGCACCTCGGGTATTCAGCTCATCCGGACGCCGAAGCAGGTGCGCACCTCACCCGCGCCGGTGCTGGCGGTGGCGGTACAGCAGGTGGGCGACGGAAGGTATGAGCAGGGTGGCGTGCAGCGCGTTGTGCGGCCCGGCGAACTGCACGTGATGGACCTGAACGCGCCCTACGACTTCAGCTGGCACGGTGACGGCGCGTCCACCTGCCTGCACGTGCCGCTCGATCAACTCGGCTTGCCCGCCGAGCTGATCAGCCAGGCCGCGGCCCGGGTGCAGGACAGCCCGCACTATCGGCTGGTCGCCAACCACATCGTCCAGTTGACCACCGTCGCCGACGCGCTCAGCGCCGACCCGGCGGCCGCGCTGTCGGGCTGCGCCAGCATCGAATTGATTCGCGGACTGCTGTTGTCGGCGGGCAGCGACGACGGCAACGCCGCCGTCGTCCCGTCGGACATCCTGCTATCCCGGATGCGGGCCTACGTTCGGCGCAACCTGGCCGACCCCGATCTGGGCGCGGAACAGGTCGCCAAGGCGCACAACATGTCGGTCCGGCAGCTGTACAAGATCTGCGCGAACGCGGAGTACAGCCTCGAGCAGTGGATCATCAGCCAGCGCTTGGAGCAGGTACGCGCCGATCTGACGAAGCCGGACCACCGGCACCGGACGATCTCGATGATCGCTCGGCGCTGGGGTTTTCGCGACCCGTCCCATTTCGCCCGGCGCTTTCGCGCCGCCTACGGACTCTCTCCGCGGGAATGGCGCAGGGTCGCGCTGGACGCCGATGAGCCGTAG
- the hemW gene encoding radical SAM family heme chaperone HemW, with amino-acid sequence MLRDFGRGSFGVYVHVPFCATRCGYCDFNTYTAGELGTSASPQSWLEALRGELATAAREFAALPTATPEVSTVFVGGGTPSLLGGDGLAAVLDAVRGEFTLAPGAEVTTESNPESTSPEFFERIREAGFTRVSLGMQSAAAHVLKVLDRTHTPGRAVAAAREARAAGFEHVNLDLIYGTPGERDADLDASSDAVLDAGVDHVSAYSLIVEDGTALARRVRRGELPAPDDDVLAARYERIDARLRAGGLDWYEVSNWAANDDAICRHNIGYWDGGDWLGAGPGAHSHVGGVRWWNVKHPARYADRVGAGGLPAAGWEALSDDERYTERIMLAVRLRTGLPLADLASTAAPAVDRVIADGLAFRTGDRLVLTDRGRLLADGVVRDLLA; translated from the coding sequence ATGCTGCGCGATTTCGGGCGGGGGTCGTTCGGGGTGTACGTGCACGTTCCGTTCTGCGCGACGCGGTGTGGATACTGCGACTTCAACACCTATACGGCGGGTGAACTCGGCACCTCGGCGTCGCCGCAGTCGTGGCTCGAGGCGTTGCGTGGGGAGCTGGCGACTGCCGCGCGGGAGTTCGCGGCGTTGCCGACCGCGACACCGGAGGTGTCCACCGTTTTCGTCGGCGGGGGGACGCCCTCGCTGCTGGGCGGTGACGGGCTGGCCGCGGTCTTGGATGCCGTGCGCGGCGAGTTCACCCTCGCCCCCGGCGCCGAGGTCACCACGGAGTCCAATCCCGAGTCGACCTCACCGGAATTCTTCGAGCGCATCCGCGAGGCCGGGTTCACGCGGGTGTCGCTGGGCATGCAGTCCGCCGCGGCGCACGTGCTGAAGGTGCTCGACCGCACGCACACCCCGGGTCGTGCGGTGGCCGCCGCGCGGGAGGCGCGCGCCGCCGGATTCGAGCACGTCAATCTCGACCTGATCTATGGGACGCCGGGCGAGCGCGACGCCGATCTCGACGCCAGCTCGGACGCGGTGCTCGATGCGGGCGTCGACCATGTCTCGGCCTACTCGCTGATCGTCGAGGACGGCACCGCACTGGCCCGGCGGGTGCGTCGCGGCGAACTGCCCGCGCCGGACGACGACGTGCTCGCTGCCCGCTACGAACGCATCGACGCCAGGCTGCGCGCGGGCGGGCTCGACTGGTACGAGGTGTCGAACTGGGCGGCGAACGACGACGCGATCTGCCGGCACAACATCGGCTACTGGGACGGTGGCGACTGGCTCGGTGCGGGTCCGGGCGCGCACAGCCATGTCGGGGGAGTGCGCTGGTGGAACGTGAAACACCCGGCGCGGTACGCCGACCGGGTCGGCGCGGGCGGCTTGCCCGCGGCGGGCTGGGAAGCGCTCTCCGACGATGAGCGGTACACCGAGCGGATCATGCTCGCCGTTCGCCTGCGCACCGGCCTGCCCCTGGCTGATCTGGCCTCCACCGCCGCCCCCGCGGTCGACCGCGTGATAGCCGACGGTCTCGCCTTTCGCACCGGCGACCGCCTCGTCCTCACCGATCGAGGCCGCCTCCTCGCCGACGGCGTCGTCCGTGACCTGCTCGCCTGA